A section of the Paenibacillus odorifer genome encodes:
- a CDS encoding DUF1292 domain-containing protein — translation MSDHKHEHGEACGCGHDHDHEHEEFVLTLTNEQGEDVEMVLVETFDIGEKLYALLLERENPEADGIILRMEEEDEEMVLYNIEDEEEWKAVEEAYNNLLAQQE, via the coding sequence ATGAGCGATCACAAACATGAGCATGGTGAAGCATGCGGTTGCGGGCATGATCACGACCATGAGCACGAGGAGTTTGTGCTGACCTTGACGAACGAGCAGGGCGAAGATGTGGAAATGGTGCTTGTAGAAACGTTCGACATAGGCGAGAAATTATATGCTCTGTTGTTAGAGCGCGAGAATCCAGAAGCAGACGGCATTATTCTGCGTATGGAAGAAGAAGACGAAGAAATGGTATTGTATAATATCGAAGATGAAGAAGAATGGAAAGCTGTTGAAGAAGCTTACAACAATCTGCTTGCTCAGCAAGAATAG
- a CDS encoding aminotransferase class I/II-fold pyridoxal phosphate-dependent enzyme, whose protein sequence is MNQHRTPLFTALKKHAAGNPVQFHIPGHKKGLGTDAEFREFIGDNALSIDLINIAPLDDLHQPTGVIQEAQKLAAKAFGADYTYFSVQGTSNAIMTMILSVCSPGEKIIVPRNIHKSVMSAIIFSGAKPVFVSPVQDENLGIDHGITTSALERALKRHPDAKGVLVINPTYFGVCADLRSIVDLAHRYGVPVLVDEAHGVLIHFHEDLPVSAMQAGADIAATSVHKLGGSMTQSSVLNLNAKTGLINPQRVQTIMSMLTTTSTSYILLASLDTSRRNLALNGHEMAERTIQLSNYARETINTIEGLYSFGKEILGTEATFDLDPTKLNIHVRHLGITGYETENWLREKYNIEVELSDMYNILCLITPGDTQESVDKLLAALRVLSAIHYSKGEIYELKVQVPEIPQLALIPRDAFYADTQLVPFRESAGYIIAEFIYVYPPGIPILLPGEVITQDNIDYIIDHVEIGLPVKGPEDRSITNVKVIVEADPIS, encoded by the coding sequence ATGAATCAACACCGTACTCCCCTCTTCACAGCTCTAAAAAAGCATGCCGCCGGCAATCCAGTTCAATTTCATATTCCCGGGCATAAGAAGGGGCTAGGAACCGATGCCGAATTCCGTGAGTTTATCGGCGATAACGCTCTATCCATAGATCTAATCAACATCGCACCGCTTGATGATCTACATCAGCCAACTGGCGTAATCCAGGAGGCTCAAAAGCTGGCTGCGAAGGCTTTCGGCGCCGACTATACGTATTTTAGCGTACAGGGCACGAGCAATGCCATCATGACGATGATCCTCTCTGTCTGCTCACCGGGTGAAAAAATAATTGTGCCGCGTAACATTCATAAATCCGTAATGTCGGCCATTATCTTCTCCGGAGCCAAGCCTGTGTTCGTCTCGCCTGTACAGGATGAGAATCTCGGGATAGATCACGGCATAACCACCAGTGCGCTGGAACGAGCGTTAAAGCGTCATCCAGACGCTAAAGGAGTTCTAGTTATCAATCCAACGTACTTCGGCGTATGTGCCGACCTGCGTTCGATTGTCGACCTGGCTCACCGTTACGGGGTACCCGTACTGGTGGACGAGGCACATGGAGTACTGATTCATTTTCATGAGGATCTGCCGGTATCGGCCATGCAGGCCGGTGCGGACATAGCTGCCACTAGTGTGCATAAGCTTGGTGGTTCCATGACGCAAAGCTCGGTACTGAATCTAAATGCGAAGACTGGGCTGATTAACCCACAACGGGTGCAGACCATTATGAGCATGCTGACAACAACATCAACCTCATATATTTTATTGGCGTCTCTCGATACATCTAGACGTAATCTCGCGCTGAACGGACATGAAATGGCGGAAAGAACGATCCAATTGTCCAACTACGCACGCGAGACCATTAACACTATCGAAGGCTTGTACAGTTTTGGTAAAGAAATACTTGGAACTGAAGCAACTTTCGATCTAGATCCAACCAAACTTAACATTCATGTTCGCCATTTAGGGATCACAGGTTACGAAACCGAAAACTGGCTGCGTGAGAAATACAACATCGAAGTTGAACTGAGTGACATGTATAATATTCTTTGCCTTATTACCCCAGGTGATACTCAAGAATCAGTAGATAAATTATTAGCTGCTTTGCGGGTGTTGTCCGCCATCCATTATAGCAAGGGTGAAATCTATGAACTGAAGGTTCAGGTTCCAGAAATCCCGCAGCTTGCTTTGATTCCAAGAGATGCTTTTTATGCTGACACTCAGTTAGTTCCGTTCCGCGAATCTGCCGGGTACATCATTGCAGAGTTTATCTATGTATATCCACCGGGGATACCGATTCTCCTCCCTGGCGAAGTCATTACTCAGGATAATATCGACTACATTATCGACCACGTCGAAATCGGTCTGCCGGTTAAAGGTCCTGAGGACCGCAGTATCACTAATGTTAAGGTGATTGTTGAAGCCGATCCTATATCCTAA
- a CDS encoding MFS transporter, translated as MSTKAEQRMNISLASPFIVEMWVIIFLVEFVKGSLLVALLPVYMENILGLSVTVVGFAFALQYLGDNVFRSPSGWVMERIGFRWTMTGALLLILVAIGLIIYAKTAVALSIACLILGIGTSPLWPCVMTGITELAGSTKSGSSGAAMGAVEMASLAGTGIGPIVVNFLMDQGGQSYHVAFLVLLGCAAAVVVVALFLPKRISSSGSHAVVRDMHGLGGAMDRKKLSPIESIKRTLHQVRTTLKVSRWLYPALFLQAFAIGLMTPVVTLFARTELHVSPNQFSLLLIAGGGITVLALIPAGKLVDRIGTTVFLNIGFLLAAFSLAFFSQVRWLPLAFIAVALVGISYALILPAWNAFLAKQVPKGERGTVWGLFLTLQGSGMVAGPVLSGRLWDHVGHGVPFLASAIVMLLLFGLHLLIVHRTKQKFKTS; from the coding sequence ATGTCCACGAAAGCTGAACAACGGATGAATATTAGTTTAGCATCACCATTTATTGTGGAGATGTGGGTAATTATTTTTTTAGTTGAATTTGTTAAAGGTTCGCTGCTTGTTGCCTTGTTGCCGGTGTATATGGAGAATATACTGGGCCTGTCGGTGACAGTAGTGGGATTCGCTTTTGCCCTACAGTATTTGGGGGACAACGTCTTCCGCAGCCCTTCAGGCTGGGTTATGGAGCGCATAGGGTTCCGCTGGACGATGACAGGTGCATTGTTGCTGATTCTAGTAGCCATTGGCTTGATAATCTATGCCAAAACGGCCGTTGCGTTATCCATCGCCTGTCTCATTCTTGGGATCGGGACATCTCCGCTTTGGCCATGTGTGATGACCGGAATTACCGAACTCGCCGGATCAACCAAAAGCGGCAGCAGTGGTGCGGCCATGGGCGCTGTTGAGATGGCCTCTCTCGCAGGAACAGGAATCGGTCCAATTGTTGTGAATTTTTTAATGGATCAGGGTGGACAGAGTTATCATGTGGCTTTTCTGGTCTTGTTAGGTTGTGCTGCCGCTGTAGTTGTAGTAGCCCTTTTCTTACCTAAACGAATCTCTTCCAGCGGGTCTCATGCTGTCGTGAGGGACATGCATGGACTTGGCGGAGCAATGGATCGTAAAAAGCTTAGTCCGATAGAAAGTATAAAAAGAACGCTGCATCAGGTGAGAACTACCCTGAAAGTCAGCAGATGGCTGTACCCGGCGTTGTTCCTACAAGCCTTCGCCATTGGCTTGATGACGCCTGTAGTTACCTTGTTTGCACGTACAGAGCTGCATGTTAGTCCCAATCAATTCAGTTTGCTCCTCATCGCAGGGGGAGGGATTACAGTTCTTGCACTTATTCCCGCAGGCAAGCTGGTGGACCGCATAGGGACAACGGTGTTTCTGAATATAGGTTTTTTGTTAGCTGCCTTTTCACTGGCCTTTTTCTCTCAGGTTCGCTGGCTGCCACTTGCCTTTATCGCGGTGGCACTGGTCGGTATAAGCTACGCGCTTATCCTCCCGGCATGGAATGCCTTTCTGGCTAAGCAAGTACCTAAGGGAGAACGAGGGACGGTCTGGGGGTTGTTCCTGACACTCCAAGGATCAGGAATGGTAGCGGGGCCAGTTTTGTCAGGAAGATTATGGGATCATGTAGGACATGGTGTCCCATTCCTGGCAAGTGCCATTGTAATGCTGCTGCTCTTCGGGCTGCATCTGCTTATTGTGCATAGAACGAAACAGAAATTTAAGACTAGCTGA
- the gndA gene encoding NADP-dependent phosphogluconate dehydrogenase encodes MAKQQIGVIGLAVMGKNLALNIESKGFSVSVFNRSPEKTHDLLAEAEGKNLVGTFSVEEFVASLETPRKILIMVQAGKATDATIEQLLPHLDQGDIIIDGGNAYFPDTVRRSKELEEKGFRFIGTGVSGGEEGALKGPSIMPGGQESAYKLVEPILTAISAKVDGEPCCTYIGPDGAGHYVKMVHNGIEYGDMQLICEAYQLLKDVLGLDAKELHNIFKEWNSGELDSYLIEITTDIFAQYDEETGKPMVDVILDSAGQKGTGKWTSQSSLDLGVPLSMITESVFSRFLSAMKDERVEASKVLNGPEATTFEGDKAEFIENVRKALFASKIVSYAQGFAQLRVASDEYGWDLKYGELAKIWRGGCIIRSRFLQNITDAYENNAELKNLLLDPFFKNVMDNYQSAWRKVIASAVTLGVPVPGFSSALAYYDSYRTERLPANLLQAQRDYFGAHTFKRVDKEGVFHHNWMAAE; translated from the coding sequence ATGGCAAAACAACAAATCGGCGTTATTGGCTTGGCGGTAATGGGCAAGAATTTGGCTCTAAATATCGAAAGCAAAGGTTTTTCCGTATCCGTATTCAACCGCTCCCCGGAGAAGACACATGATCTTCTTGCTGAAGCGGAAGGTAAAAACCTCGTAGGCACATTTTCTGTTGAGGAATTTGTAGCTTCGCTGGAAACACCGCGCAAAATTCTGATCATGGTTCAAGCTGGTAAAGCTACTGATGCTACCATCGAGCAACTGCTGCCGCATCTTGATCAAGGCGACATCATTATCGACGGAGGGAATGCTTACTTCCCTGATACAGTTCGTCGCAGTAAAGAGCTGGAAGAAAAAGGTTTCCGCTTTATCGGTACTGGAGTTTCTGGTGGTGAAGAAGGTGCTCTTAAAGGTCCTTCGATTATGCCAGGTGGTCAAGAAAGTGCGTATAAACTTGTAGAGCCTATCCTAACGGCAATCTCAGCCAAAGTGGACGGAGAGCCTTGCTGTACATATATCGGACCTGACGGTGCAGGACACTATGTTAAAATGGTGCACAACGGTATCGAATATGGTGATATGCAATTGATCTGTGAAGCTTATCAGTTGTTGAAAGATGTTCTAGGTCTGGATGCAAAAGAACTTCACAATATTTTCAAAGAGTGGAACAGCGGCGAGCTCGACAGCTACCTGATCGAGATCACTACTGATATCTTTGCTCAATATGACGAAGAAACCGGCAAACCTATGGTTGACGTTATCCTTGATTCCGCTGGCCAAAAGGGTACTGGTAAATGGACAAGCCAAAGCTCACTAGATCTTGGTGTACCTCTGTCCATGATTACCGAATCCGTATTCTCCCGCTTCCTGTCTGCTATGAAGGATGAGCGCGTAGAAGCAAGCAAAGTGCTTAACGGACCAGAAGCAACAACTTTTGAAGGCGACAAAGCCGAATTCATCGAGAACGTGCGTAAAGCATTGTTCGCGAGCAAAATCGTATCCTACGCGCAAGGTTTCGCTCAACTTCGCGTAGCTTCCGACGAATATGGATGGGATCTGAAATATGGCGAGCTGGCTAAAATCTGGCGCGGCGGCTGCATTATCCGTTCCCGTTTCCTACAAAACATCACAGATGCTTATGAGAACAATGCAGAGCTTAAGAATCTGCTTCTTGATCCTTTCTTCAAGAATGTTATGGATAATTACCAATCTGCATGGCGTAAAGTCATTGCTTCTGCGGTAACTTTGGGTGTTCCAGTCCCTGGATTCTCCAGCGCATTGGCTTACTATGACAGCTACCGTACAGAACGTTTGCCTGCTAACTTGCTTCAGGCTCAACGTGATTACTTTGGCGCTCACACCTTCAAACGTGTGGACAAAGAAGGCGTCTTCCACCACAACTGGATGGCAGCAGAATAA
- a CDS encoding shikimate kinase produces MAGDTEELKTMSQEDKNKNIILVGMMATGKSTVGAILAEELGYELVDLDHVIIETEGRSIAEIFAEDGEEYFRSVETAVLKQMLESENKLISTGGGAVLAPGNTALMLSKGHVVALTATEEEIIARVSGDQNRPLLAGNAEERVRRIMEDRQDAYLFAHYTVDTTGLTAAEVSQHILMHYRG; encoded by the coding sequence ATGGCTGGGGATACAGAAGAACTAAAAACGATGAGTCAGGAAGATAAGAACAAAAACATTATTTTAGTAGGGATGATGGCGACTGGTAAGTCAACTGTTGGTGCTATTTTGGCCGAGGAGCTGGGCTATGAGCTGGTTGATTTGGATCATGTCATTATTGAGACTGAAGGCAGAAGCATTGCAGAAATCTTCGCAGAAGATGGTGAGGAATACTTTCGAAGCGTAGAAACTGCGGTTCTTAAGCAAATGCTAGAGTCTGAGAATAAATTAATATCCACTGGTGGTGGCGCGGTATTGGCGCCGGGGAATACAGCCTTAATGCTGAGTAAAGGGCATGTGGTTGCGCTAACGGCAACTGAGGAAGAGATTATTGCACGTGTTAGCGGGGATCAGAATCGTCCGCTGCTCGCCGGCAATGCAGAAGAACGGGTCAGACGAATCATGGAAGATCGCCAGGATGCATACCTATTCGCGCATTACACGGTCGATACAACGGGACTGACTGCGGCAGAAGTGTCGCAACATATTTTAATGCATTACCGCGGTTGA
- a CDS encoding rhodanese-like domain-containing protein — protein MHNVPQITPQELRQCIETGEDLVLIDVREDEEVASGMIPGAQHIPMGEIPHRTEDIPSDAKVIFICRSGARSQRVCEYLQQFGYNAANLSGGMIEWNETLS, from the coding sequence ATGCATAATGTACCACAAATCACACCGCAAGAATTACGGCAGTGTATAGAGACAGGTGAAGACCTTGTACTCATCGATGTTCGCGAAGACGAAGAGGTGGCCTCTGGGATGATTCCAGGTGCACAACATATCCCTATGGGAGAAATTCCACACCGTACTGAGGATATTCCAAGCGACGCCAAAGTGATCTTCATTTGCCGTTCCGGTGCCCGCAGCCAACGTGTCTGCGAATATCTACAGCAGTTTGGTTATAACGCTGCGAACCTCAGCGGTGGTATGATTGAATGGAATGAGACACTCTCTTAA
- the aroA gene encoding 3-phosphoshikimate 1-carboxyvinyltransferase codes for MDVIVRPTPSLQGEFGALSSKNYTTRYLLVAALSEGVSTIYHPAHSEDSDAIRRCIADLGAVLTEDEEKIVIQGFGRHPKDVKELNVGNAGAVLRFLMAVAALSPEVTFVNTYPDSLGKRPHDDLIVALEQLGVQVEHNEGKLPITIRGGKPVGGRITVSGAVSSQFLSALLFLTPLLEEDSEIIVLDDLKSKVVVGQTLEVLEQAGIVVHAADDYMSFKVPGRQAYAAKSYTVQGDYPGSAAILAAAAVTKSDVKIHRLAEQSKQGERAIVDVLRMMEVPLTHEEGTVHVQGNGILKAVEFDGDAATDAVLAMVAAAVFAEGTSRFYNVENLRYKECDRITDYLAELTRAGAKVEERRDEIIVHGMPEGVEGGVTINAHYDHRVIMALSVVGLRARKPLLIKDAHHVAKSYPQYFDHLRALGANVEWVQ; via the coding sequence ATGGACGTTATTGTTAGGCCAACGCCATCTCTGCAAGGAGAATTTGGAGCCCTCTCTTCCAAAAACTATACGACACGTTATCTGCTGGTTGCGGCATTGTCTGAAGGAGTAAGTACGATTTATCATCCTGCACATAGTGAGGATAGCGACGCGATCCGTCGCTGCATAGCAGATTTGGGTGCTGTGCTTACAGAGGATGAGGAAAAGATTGTGATTCAAGGCTTCGGACGTCATCCAAAAGACGTTAAAGAACTTAATGTAGGAAATGCCGGAGCGGTGCTGCGTTTTCTTATGGCTGTGGCCGCGTTAAGTCCTGAGGTTACTTTTGTAAATACGTATCCAGACTCATTGGGCAAACGTCCGCATGACGACTTGATTGTGGCGCTGGAACAGCTAGGTGTTCAGGTGGAGCATAATGAAGGGAAATTGCCAATCACGATCCGTGGGGGTAAACCGGTTGGAGGCAGAATTACTGTCTCTGGTGCAGTAAGCTCCCAGTTCTTAAGTGCTCTATTATTCCTGACACCATTGCTTGAAGAAGATAGTGAAATTATTGTCCTCGATGATTTGAAATCGAAGGTTGTCGTGGGCCAGACCTTGGAAGTGTTGGAGCAGGCAGGTATTGTGGTGCACGCTGCGGATGATTACATGTCCTTTAAAGTTCCAGGTCGTCAAGCTTATGCAGCTAAGTCATATACTGTTCAAGGTGACTACCCAGGCTCTGCGGCAATCCTTGCGGCGGCTGCCGTTACAAAGTCGGATGTGAAAATCCACCGTCTTGCAGAACAAAGTAAACAAGGTGAAAGAGCCATTGTTGATGTGCTGCGGATGATGGAAGTTCCTCTTACTCATGAAGAGGGCACAGTACATGTCCAAGGGAACGGTATCCTAAAAGCTGTTGAATTTGATGGAGATGCTGCAACCGATGCGGTATTGGCCATGGTGGCTGCCGCAGTATTTGCAGAAGGCACCTCCCGATTCTACAATGTTGAGAATTTGCGTTATAAGGAATGCGATCGCATTACCGATTACTTAGCAGAATTAACCCGTGCCGGAGCTAAGGTAGAAGAACGCCGCGATGAGATAATTGTTCACGGTATGCCTGAAGGTGTCGAAGGCGGAGTCACCATTAATGCGCATTATGACCACCGCGTAATTATGGCACTATCCGTAGTGGGCCTGCGTGCGCGTAAACCTCTTTTGATTAAGGATGCACATCATGTGGCAAAATCTTATCCGCAATATTTTGATCACTTGCGTGCGCTTGGTGCGAATGTGGAGTGGGTACAATAG
- a CDS encoding CoA-binding protein yields MSFENPSREQIGDILASAGNIAVVGLSDKTDRTSYMVAGAMQSRGYRIIPVNPTVDGEILGEKCYHTLAEIPEPVDIVNVFRRSEHCAKVAQEVADIGARVLWLQQGIVSAEAAEIAAEHGMIAIMDRCIKVEEAITMHGRSRQ; encoded by the coding sequence ATGAGCTTTGAGAATCCAAGTCGGGAGCAGATCGGAGATATCCTTGCTTCCGCAGGTAACATTGCTGTTGTCGGCTTGTCAGACAAAACAGACCGAACCTCTTATATGGTCGCGGGCGCCATGCAAAGCCGGGGATATCGGATCATTCCCGTTAACCCAACGGTGGATGGTGAGATCCTGGGAGAAAAGTGTTATCACACTTTAGCAGAAATTCCGGAGCCAGTGGACATCGTCAATGTATTCCGTCGAAGCGAACACTGCGCAAAGGTCGCGCAGGAGGTTGCTGACATTGGCGCACGTGTGCTGTGGCTCCAGCAGGGTATAGTTAGCGCAGAAGCCGCTGAAATCGCCGCTGAGCACGGTATGATCGCCATTATGGACCGCTGCATCAAGGTCGAAGAAGCGATCACAATGCATGGGCGTAGCCGGCAGTAG